The following are from one region of the Mangifera indica cultivar Alphonso chromosome 14, CATAS_Mindica_2.1, whole genome shotgun sequence genome:
- the LOC123195931 gene encoding protein LYK2, which produces MFIGMADRISGFHFRFLLFFIWAFVSALGQDLLHCGSTSPDASGYRCNSVGSQDQCGTFAILRTNSYYYSLFNLSFYLGLNRFVIAEANGFSADTEFLPKDQPLLIPIDCKCNGGFFQADLTKTTVKGESFNEIAESLEGLTTCRAIQEKNPGVSPSGLAEKVRLQVPLRCACLSPSEKFPQTRLLLSYPVSEGDSISNLAIKFNTTADAIISANNKSLSESFKPGSLIPFTSLLIPLNGEPVLGPLSKPREPNLHFPETTNISATALPKKKSKMMKLGAYIALSGVVVGGSIAIVAAVTVILLKKKKQNPVLQKEEDAKLQHHHHQHHQQHSTASISTTSNKKMSFEGSQCTIDGPTIDTRRMLLERYSIEDLRRATEDFNPSNEIEGAVYHGRLSGKNLAIKRTQPEIISKMEMQLFENATYHHPNIIRLLGICLTDGTYSFLVFEYAKNGSLKDWLHGGLAMKNQFIASCFCFLTWSQRLKICLDVAMALQYMHQIMNPSYVHRNIKSRNIFLDEEFNAKVGNFGMAKCVEDDTENPQFYSTNPASWSLGYLAPEYIHGRVISPSIDIFAFGVVLLEILSGQTPISRPKKKDEGSVWLSEKIKTILQSDNADELRNWMDSALGENYSFDAAVTVANLARTCVEEDPAMRPRAGEIVDKLSRLVEESPQEEHF; this is translated from the coding sequence ATGTTCATAGGCATGGCAGATCGCATCAGTGGCTTCCACTTCAGATTTTTGCTCTTTTTCATCTGGGCATTTGTGTCCGCACTTGGGCAAGACTTGCTGCACTGCGGCTCCACATCTCCGGATGCTTCAGGCTATCGCTGTAATTCAGTTGGCTCCCAGGATCAGTGTGGCACTTTTGCAATTCTTCGCACTAATTCTTACTACTACTCTCTTTTCAACTTGAGCTTTTACCTGGGGTTAAACCGGTTTGTGATTGCTGAAGCTAATGGGTTCTCTGCTGACACAGAGTTTCTTCCGAAAGATCAGCCCTTGTTGATCCCAATTGACTGTAAATGCAACGGTGGTTTCTTTCAGGCTGATTTAACTAAAACCACTGTCAAAGGTGAGAGCTTCAATGAAATTGCTGAATCACTGGAGGGCTTGACGACTTGCAGAGCCATCCAGGAGAAAAACCCTGGAGTCTCACCGTCAGGTCTTGCTGAAAAAGTTCGCCTGCAAGTTCCATTAAGATGTGCTTGTCTTTCTCCATCCGAGAAGTTCCCACAGACGAGACTTTTGTTGTCTTATCCGGTGAGTGAAGGAGATTCTATTTCTAATTTAGCCATTAAGTTCAACACCACTGCAGACGCCATAATTTCTGCAAACAACAAATCTTTATCGGAAAGCTTTAAGCCTGGAAGCCTAATTCCTTTCACTTCTCTTTTGATTCCTCTTAACGGTGAGCCTGTTCTTGGTCCCCTTTCAAAACCCCGCGAACCCAATTTACATTTTCCTGAAACCACCAACATCTCGGCAACTGCTCTGCCCAAAAAAAAGTCCAAGATGATGAAGTTGGGAGCTTATATTGCTCTCAGCGGTGTCGTTGTCGGAGGTAGTATTGCAATAGTGGCAGCTGTTACTGTGATTTtgctgaaaaagaaaaaacagaatcCAGTGCTACAAAAGGAAGAAGATGCTAAGCTtcaacaccaccaccaccaacatCATCAACAACACAGTACTGCCAGCATAAGTACTACCAGTAACAAGAAAATGTCATTTGAAGGATCCCAGTGTACAATTGATGGGCCAACCATTGACACTCGCAGAATGCTACTGGAGAGATACAGTATAGAGGATCTGAGAAGAGCCACCGAAGATTTCAATCCAAGTAACGAAATAGAGGGGGCTGTTTATCATGGTCGTCTCAGTGGAAAGAACTTGGCCATAAAACGCACGCAACCAGAAATAATATCAAAGATGGAGATGCAGCTTTTTGAAAATGCAACTTATCATCATCCCAACATAATTAGGCTACTTGGCATATGTTTGACTGATGGCACTTATTCGTTTCTGGTTTTTGAGTATGCCAAAAATGGGTCCTTGAAGGACTGGCTTCATGGTGGATTAGCAATGAAGAATCAATTCATTGCCTCTTGCTTCTGTTTCCTGACATGGAGCCAGAGGTTAAAAATCTGCCTTGATGTGGCCATGGCATTACAATATATGCACCAGATAATGAATCCGAGCTATGTTCATAGAAACATAAAGAGCCGGAACATCTTTTTAGATGAGGAATTCAATGCCAAGGTTGGAAATTTCGGTATGGCGAAATGCGTTGAAGATGATACTGAGAATCCACAATTTTACTCAACAAATCCTGCCTCTTGGAGCTTGGGGTATTTGGCTCCTGAGTATATCCATGGACGTGTAATTTCTCCAAGCATCGATATCTTTGCCTTCGGAGTAGTTTTGTTGGAGATTTTATCAGGCCAAACCCCAATCAGCCGGCCgaagaagaaagatgaaggaAGCGTGTGGCTTTCAGAGAAAATCAAGACCATTTTACAGTCAGATAATGCAGATGAGCTGAGGAATTGGATGGATAGCGCATTGGGTGAGAATTATTCATTTGATGCTGCGGTTACAGTGGCAAACCTCGCTAGAACTTGTGTAGAAGAAGACCCTGCAATGAGGCCAAGAGCAGGAGAGATAGTGGATAAGCTGTCAAGACTAGTGGAAGAATCACCACAAGAGGAGCATTTTTAA
- the LOC123195511 gene encoding ribulose-phosphate 3-epimerase, cytoplasmic isoform yields the protein MAVTAKIAPSMLSSDFANLAYEAERMLNCGADWLHMDIMDGHFVPNLTIGAPVIESLRNHTKAYLDCHLMVTNPLDYVEPMGKAGASGFTFHVEVSKDNWQELVQKIKSKGMRPGVALKPGTPIEEVYPLVEDESPVEMVLVMTVEPGFGGQKFMPEMMDKVRTLRKKYPSLDIEVDGGLGPSTIEAAASAGANCIVAGSSVFGAAEPANVISLMRKSVNENQKSS from the exons ATGGCCGTCACCGCGAAAATCGCACCGTCTATGTTGTCATCGGATTTCGCCAATTTGGCTTATGAGGCTGAGCGCATGCTCAATTGCGGGGCTGACTGGCTCCACATGGACATCATG GATGG GCACTTTGTCCCAAATCTAACCATTGGTGCTCCAGTCATTGAAAGCTTGAGAAATCACACAAA GGCATATCTTGATTGCCACCTCATGGTAACAAATCCTCTTGATTATGTTGAACCTATGGGTAAAGCTGGCGCTTCAGGTTTCACATTTCATGTTGAGGTATCCAAAG ATAATTGGCAAGAACTTGTCCAAAAAATCAAGTCAAAGGGCATGAGACCTGGTGTGGCATTAAAGCCTGGGACACCCATTGAAGAAGTTTATCCACTG GTTGAAGATGAAAGTCCTGTGGAAATGGTTCTTGTGATGACTGTAGAACCTGGATTTGGTGGACAAAAATTCATGCCAGAGATGATGGATAAG GTACGCACATTGAGAAAGAAGTACCCCTCACTTGATATAGAG GTGGATGGTGGTTTGGGGCCTTCAACCATTGAAGCGGCAGCCTCAGCAGGTGCAAACTGCATTGTTGCAGGAAGCTCAGTGTTTGGAGCTGCTGAACCAGCTAATGTTATATCCCTTATGAGAAAGAGTGTTAATGAAAACCAGAAAAGCAGTTGA
- the LOC123195833 gene encoding uncharacterized protein LOC123195833 isoform X3: MEAISIGSDPRFYFQVGKIKINEGMKSLQDLVYWCKDNLSSENDGILHEAMTYFQSLQRQIQEIEFEAQQGRASGSFNLQRGQTH, encoded by the exons ATGGAAGCAATATCTATTGGATCTGATCCtcgtttttattttcaa GTGGGAAAGATAAAAATCAATGAGGGAATGAAGAGTTTGCAAGATTTAGTTTATTGGTGTAAGGACAACTTGAGCTCTGAAAATGATGGAATCCTTCATGAAGCTATGACCTACTTTCAATCTCTTCAACGACAAATACAA GAAATTGAATTTGAAGCACAACAGGGAAGAGCGTCTGGATCTTTCAATCTACAACGTGGGCAG ACGCATTAA
- the LOC123195833 gene encoding zinc finger BED domain-containing protein RICESLEEPER 1-like isoform X1 has translation MSKKENKSSYSKRKMRSDVWDHFTKYENKDKKSRALCQHCKKDFDGSSKSGTTHLRNHIRSCLKNPNKVIDKAKEIVVVDQELNDSNLVQNMITHGLNGIKDDILEVYKQKKNKLYRYLEELPRHFNISIGRLLLDDPVWYVMIWFIDNNWKLKNWIIHLKEDDFAISRRINEHFLMWLLQDWNIDKRILSIFDPRGGLLDDSKLQLTSLLNERASHRFMGTFDGYFFSRDYFFDAGSVLWESDIMVKVGKLRDYCMTSSSKYKFEFVVKKAESMGKKVTLEIFALGVPYKFSPLDWAMRNKEVFCELEHIDPDFKSINFDWEDAAFLHNICTLLMDLENHFWKMRFSEFKLANECFPLVYQSFLKMRQLKNTEYQYFCLVALLWREIFDKLCNNLKLVLVITVILDPRFKQDDVQHFYKEIYDDEADLHFNQIMGDVTNIYNEYAKDVNNSPQHSDEVASSKSEFRRYLTDSKVPPCEEFDILEWWRLNSSTYPTLAMMACDFLSISFVYADGDGIDITNRLGDKVFNIFSFHCLDADLKYAIACTKAWLTEFESL, from the coding sequence ATGAGTAAAAAAGAGAACAAATCATCATATTCTAAGCGAAAAATGCGGTCAGATGTTTGGGACCACTTCACAAAGTATGAAAATAAAGATAAGAAGAGCAGAGCTCTATGTCAACATTGTAAGAAAGATTTTGATGGATCAAGCAAGAGTGGAACAACACATCTCAGAAATCATATAAGAAGTtgtttgaaaaatccaaataaagtAATTGATAAAGCGAAAGAGATTGTTGTGGTTGATCAAGAACTGAATGATTCTAATTTAGTACAAAACATGATTACGCATGGGTTGAACGGTATAAAAGATGATATACTTGAGgtttataaacaaaagaaaaataagttgtataGATATTTAGAAGAACTTCcacgtcattttaatatatcaattgGAAGGTTGCTGCTTGATGATCCTGTTTGGTATGTGATGATTtggtttattgataataattggaaattgaaaaattggatTATTCATTTAAAAGAGGATGACTTTGCTATTAGCAGACGCATTAATGAACATTTCCTGATGTGGTTGCTTCAAGATTGGAACATAGACAAAAGAATTTTGTCTATATTTGATCCACGTGGTGGTCTGTTAGATGATTCGAAGCTTCAACTTACCTCTTTGCTCAATGAAAGAGCTTCACACCGTTTCATGGGGACTTTTGATGGATATTTTTTCTCAAGGGATTATTTTTTTGACGCAGGAAGTGTGTTGTGGGAAAGTGATATTATGGTCAAAGTGGGGAAACTTAGAGATTACTGCATGACATCATCAAGcaaatataagtttgaatttgtggtaAAGAAAGCTGAGTCCATGGGTAAAAAGGTAACTTTAGAAATTTTTGCCTTGGGTGTTCCTTATAAATTCAGTCCGCTTGATTGGGCAATGAGAAATAAAGAAGTATTTTGTGAATTGGAACATATAGATCCTGATTTcaaatctatcaattttgattGGGAGGATGCAGCTTTCCTGCACAACATTTGCACACTGTTAATGGATCTGGAAAATCATTTTTGGAAAATGAGATTTTCTGAATTTAAATTGGCAAATGAGTGTTTCCCTTTAGTTTAtcaatcatttttaaaaatgcGACAATTAAAGAATACTGAATATCAGTACTTCTGCCTTGTTGCATTACTTTGGAGAGAAATTTTTGATAAACTTTGCAACAACTTAAAGTTGGTATTAGTAATCACAGTGATTCTGGATCCAAGATTTAAACAGGATGATGTACAACATTTCTACAAAGAAATTTATGATGATGAGGCAGACTTGCACTTCAATCAAATCATGGGTGATGTTACAAATATTTACAATGAATATGCAAAGGATGTCAACAATTCTCCACAGCATTCAGATGAGGTTGCTTCTTCAAAATCAGAATTCCGCCGTTATTTGACGGATTCCAAGGTTCCTCCATGTGAAGAGTTTGATATACTGGAGTGGTGGCGTCTTAATTCTTCAACTTATCCAACACTGGCTATGATGGCTTGTGATTTCTTAtccatttcttttgtttatgcTGACGGTGATGGTATTGATATTACTAATCGTTTGGGGgataaagtttttaatatttttagctttCATTGTTTGGATGCTGACTTGAAATATGCTATTGCATGTACAAAAGCTTGGTTGACTGAGTTTGAAAGTCTGTAA
- the LOC123195833 gene encoding uncharacterized protein LOC123195833 isoform X2 codes for MEAISIGSDPRFYFQVGKIKINEGMKSLQDLVYWCKDNLSSENDGILHEAMTYFQSLQRQIQEIEFEAQQGRASGSFNLQRGQEVCCGKVILWSKWGNLEITA; via the exons ATGGAAGCAATATCTATTGGATCTGATCCtcgtttttattttcaa GTGGGAAAGATAAAAATCAATGAGGGAATGAAGAGTTTGCAAGATTTAGTTTATTGGTGTAAGGACAACTTGAGCTCTGAAAATGATGGAATCCTTCATGAAGCTATGACCTACTTTCAATCTCTTCAACGACAAATACAA GAAATTGAATTTGAAGCACAACAGGGAAGAGCGTCTGGATCTTTCAATCTACAACGTGGGCAG GAAGTGTGTTGTGGGAAAGTGATATTATGGTCAAAGTGGGGAAACTTAGAGATTACTGCATGA